A genomic stretch from Vicinamibacterales bacterium includes:
- a CDS encoding insulinase family protein, producing the protein MRIRVRVPVFTLLILSSAWLVAGQPAAQRRETSAESVASYQLNQLMPVDPEAAVGTLPNGLRYYVRPNAKPPKRAELRLVVKAGSVLEDDDQRGLAHFVEHMQFEGTRNFPGQAINDFLGDLGLSIGADANAATSYDDTQYTLRVPTGTAGVLDRALLILEDWAGAATFDQSSIDRQRGIVLSEWRMHLGAGERVGERIRKVELEGTRYADRPPIGDPAVIEAATRAALVRYYHDWYRPNLMAVIVVGDVDRDATVKMIRDHFSTLRNPSPERPRPTYDITERPGTRYAFVTDKENTSTVVQVSNLRPARNQGSVGGYRDIMLDQLFAAMLGSRLDEVSQNANPPFLRAAADRALFPTIRTRDEALLQALVASDGVARGLEALVTELQRVSHFGFTASELERAKQAMMLSYERVVTESPDRESPSRADEYTRNFLQNEALPTIWQELAFHRRFMPQVALAEINALNADWFPERNRLVLVSAPDAAGVTLPTQTQLEAAVRAATTQKLEPWVDTASGQTLMETPPKPGSITGTVQRADAGVTEWKLSNGATVVLKPTTLKEDQILFRAFAPGGTSLASDADFPSARAADSVIAAGGAGQFNAVTLDKLLNGKAVVVQPFIDEIDQGMGGGSTPQDLEALFQLLHLRFTQPRADPTAFASMAAQARSLLANQQASPDVVFNQTVDAAVSGNHPRRQPETSASVDRWNLDTALAFYKARFADASNFTFVFVGSFTIDTIKPLVETYVASLPATNTHETWRDLGIHPPAKVVEKTVEKGIAPKSQVAIVFSGPFDYDLQHLLGLRTMTMLLQSRLFDTIRQELGGTYSITAAPDADKLPRPEYTVRIEWTCDPARTDMLVQRVFQEIEFVKSTRFDGRQMGLVREPLLREYEANSQDNRYFLQLIARTYEDGDGAAVAQALDVPAQIRALTSNDIQQAAQRELDASRYVKVVLMPEKK; encoded by the coding sequence ATGCGCATTCGGGTCCGCGTGCCTGTCTTCACCCTGCTGATCCTCTCGTCCGCGTGGCTGGTCGCCGGTCAGCCGGCCGCGCAGCGGCGCGAGACGTCGGCGGAATCAGTCGCCTCGTATCAGCTGAACCAGCTGATGCCGGTCGATCCGGAGGCGGCAGTCGGCACGCTGCCGAACGGGCTTCGCTACTACGTCAGGCCCAACGCCAAGCCGCCCAAGCGCGCCGAGCTGCGGCTCGTCGTGAAAGCCGGGTCGGTGCTCGAAGACGACGACCAGCGGGGGCTCGCGCATTTCGTCGAGCACATGCAGTTCGAAGGCACGCGCAACTTTCCCGGCCAGGCGATCAACGACTTCCTGGGCGACCTCGGCCTGAGCATCGGCGCCGACGCGAACGCCGCGACGAGCTACGACGACACCCAATACACGCTGCGCGTGCCAACCGGGACCGCGGGGGTGCTCGACCGCGCACTGCTGATTCTGGAGGACTGGGCCGGCGCCGCCACCTTCGACCAGAGCAGCATCGATCGTCAGCGCGGCATCGTGCTGTCGGAATGGCGCATGCACCTGGGCGCCGGCGAGCGGGTCGGCGAGCGGATTCGCAAGGTGGAGCTCGAAGGCACGCGCTACGCCGACCGTCCTCCGATTGGTGATCCCGCGGTCATCGAGGCCGCGACGCGCGCCGCGCTGGTGCGCTACTACCACGACTGGTACCGCCCGAATCTGATGGCCGTGATCGTGGTCGGCGACGTCGATCGGGACGCGACGGTCAAGATGATCCGCGATCACTTCTCGACGCTGCGCAACCCGTCGCCGGAGCGGCCGCGTCCGACCTACGACATCACCGAGCGGCCGGGCACCCGCTACGCATTCGTCACCGACAAGGAGAACACCTCCACCGTCGTGCAGGTCTCGAATCTGCGGCCGGCCCGCAACCAGGGCTCGGTCGGCGGCTATCGCGACATCATGCTCGACCAGCTGTTTGCCGCGATGCTCGGCTCGCGGCTCGACGAAGTGTCGCAGAACGCCAATCCGCCGTTCCTGCGCGCCGCGGCCGATCGAGCGCTGTTCCCGACGATCCGCACCAGAGACGAAGCCCTGCTCCAGGCGCTGGTCGCCAGCGACGGCGTCGCCCGCGGGCTCGAAGCGCTGGTGACCGAGCTGCAGCGGGTGTCGCACTTCGGCTTCACCGCAAGCGAGCTCGAGCGCGCCAAGCAGGCGATGATGCTCTCCTACGAGCGCGTCGTCACCGAAAGCCCCGATCGCGAGTCGCCGAGCCGCGCCGACGAGTACACGCGCAACTTCCTGCAGAACGAGGCGCTGCCGACCATCTGGCAGGAGCTCGCGTTCCATCGCCGTTTCATGCCGCAGGTCGCGCTGGCGGAGATCAATGCGCTGAACGCCGACTGGTTCCCCGAGCGCAACCGGCTGGTGCTCGTGTCGGCACCGGATGCGGCCGGCGTGACGCTGCCGACGCAGACGCAGCTCGAAGCCGCGGTCAGAGCCGCGACCACCCAGAAGCTCGAGCCCTGGGTCGACACGGCGTCCGGACAGACGCTGATGGAGACGCCGCCGAAGCCCGGCTCGATCACCGGCACCGTGCAGCGCGCCGACGCCGGCGTGACCGAATGGAAGCTCTCGAACGGCGCCACCGTCGTGCTCAAGCCGACGACGCTCAAGGAAGACCAGATCCTGTTCCGCGCGTTCGCGCCGGGCGGCACGTCACTGGCGAGCGATGCCGATTTTCCGTCGGCCCGCGCCGCCGACAGCGTGATCGCGGCGGGCGGCGCCGGACAGTTCAACGCCGTCACGCTCGACAAGCTGCTCAACGGCAAGGCCGTCGTCGTGCAGCCGTTCATCGACGAGATCGACCAAGGGATGGGCGGCGGCAGCACGCCCCAGGATCTGGAGGCGCTGTTCCAGCTGCTGCACCTGCGTTTCACGCAGCCGCGCGCCGATCCGACGGCATTCGCGTCGATGGCCGCCCAGGCGCGCAGCCTGCTCGCCAACCAGCAGGCCAGTCCGGACGTGGTGTTCAACCAGACCGTCGATGCGGCGGTCAGCGGCAACCACCCGCGCCGTCAGCCCGAGACGTCGGCCAGCGTCGATCGATGGAATCTCGACACCGCCCTCGCCTTTTACAAGGCGCGTTTCGCCGACGCGAGCAACTTCACGTTCGTGTTCGTTGGCAGCTTCACCATCGACACGATCAAGCCGCTCGTCGAGACCTACGTCGCCAGCCTGCCGGCGACCAACACGCACGAGACCTGGCGCGACCTCGGCATCCATCCGCCCGCGAAGGTCGTCGAGAAGACTGTCGAGAAAGGGATCGCGCCGAAGAGCCAGGTCGCGATCGTCTTCTCCGGCCCGTTCGACTACGACCTGCAGCACCTGCTCGGCCTGCGCACCATGACGATGCTGCTGCAGTCGCGCCTGTTCGACACGATTCGCCAGGAGCTGGGCGGCACCTACAGCATCACCGCGGCGCCCGACGCCGACAAGCTGCCGCGTCCGGAATACACCGTGCGCATCGAGTGGACGTGCGATCCGGCGCGCACCGACATGTTGGTACAGCGCGTGTTTCAGGAGATCGAGTTCGTCAAGAGCACGCGCTTCGACGGCCGGCAGATGGGACTGGTTCGCGAGCCGCTGCTGCGCGAGTACGAAGCCAACAGCCAGGACAACCGCTACTTCCTGCAGCTGATCGCGCGGACCTATGAAGACGGCGACGGCGCCGCAGTGGCGCAGGCGCTCGACGTGCCGGCCCAGATCCGGGCGCTGACCAGCAACGACATTCAGCAGGCGGCGCAGCGCGAGCTCGATGCCAGCCGCTACGTGAAGGTCGTCTTGATGCCCGAGAAAAAGTAG
- a CDS encoding PQQ-dependent sugar dehydrogenase: protein MKTLVKAILLLVLVLVPSAARAQVNAGELKAEETLPFTMTQVATFKLPWRIAFLPDGRMLITEKVGPVWLVTQQGEKTPVDNVPPVLYGGQGGMLGIFLSPRYATDHSVYLTYSEPGSGDSSSLALARARLALTNGKASLEGLEVIWREMPKGRGGQFGAQIAFSPDGQYLFLTVGDRQRMTPAQDPDQALGKILRLTLDGKPAPGNPMAGKTGAASVTLIDPPSDTEAAKTAPVVSTYTLPGPNTAPSETWATGFRTPYGLAFAPDGRLWELEHGPRGGDELNLIEPGKNYGWPLVSYGVNYNGVPIPTPDTRPDLVKPVIYWVPVIAPGNLLFYSGDMFPKWRGSALISGLSTQSLSRITFDGKGGAATAERWNIGHRVRDVETGPDGALWIIEDTPTGGLFRLTAKTP, encoded by the coding sequence ATGAAGACACTTGTGAAAGCGATCCTGTTGTTGGTGCTGGTGCTGGTGCCGTCCGCGGCGCGGGCCCAGGTCAACGCCGGCGAACTGAAAGCCGAGGAGACCCTGCCGTTCACGATGACGCAGGTCGCCACCTTCAAGCTGCCGTGGCGGATTGCGTTCCTGCCCGACGGCCGCATGCTGATTACCGAGAAAGTCGGTCCGGTCTGGCTGGTGACCCAGCAGGGCGAGAAGACGCCCGTCGACAACGTGCCCCCCGTCTTGTACGGCGGACAGGGCGGCATGTTGGGCATCTTCCTGTCGCCGCGCTACGCCACCGATCACAGCGTCTACCTCACGTATTCGGAGCCCGGAAGCGGGGACTCGAGCAGCCTGGCGCTGGCGCGCGCGCGACTCGCGCTGACGAACGGGAAAGCCAGCCTCGAGGGGCTGGAAGTGATCTGGCGCGAGATGCCCAAGGGCAGGGGCGGCCAGTTCGGCGCGCAGATCGCGTTCTCGCCCGACGGACAGTATCTGTTCCTGACGGTGGGCGATCGCCAGCGGATGACGCCGGCCCAGGATCCCGATCAAGCGCTTGGCAAGATCCTGCGCCTCACGCTCGACGGGAAGCCCGCGCCGGGCAATCCCATGGCGGGCAAGACCGGCGCGGCGTCGGTGACGTTGATCGATCCGCCGTCGGATACGGAGGCGGCCAAGACAGCGCCGGTCGTGAGCACGTACACGCTGCCCGGACCCAACACGGCGCCGTCGGAGACGTGGGCGACCGGTTTCCGCACGCCCTACGGACTGGCCTTCGCGCCCGACGGCCGGCTGTGGGAGCTGGAGCATGGTCCGCGCGGCGGGGACGAGTTGAACCTGATCGAGCCGGGCAAGAACTACGGCTGGCCGCTGGTGTCCTACGGCGTCAACTACAACGGCGTGCCGATTCCGACGCCCGACACGCGCCCGGACCTCGTCAAGCCGGTGATCTACTGGGTGCCCGTGATTGCGCCCGGCAACCTCCTCTTCTACTCGGGAGACATGTTCCCGAAGTGGCGCGGCTCCGCCCTGATCAGCGGGCTGTCGACGCAGTCGCTCAGCCGGATCACCTTCGACGGGAAGGGCGGCGCCGCGACGGCCGAACGCTGGAACATCGGGCATCGGGTTCGGGACGTGGAAACCGGGCCGGACGGCGCGTTGTGGATCATCGAAGACACGCCCACCGGCGGCCTGTTCCGCCTGACGGCGAAAACACCGTAA
- a CDS encoding HAMP domain-containing sensor histidine kinase, translating into MNRLRHQLITAFLAATLLPLAATVLITTTLLDRSLRYATTGELDHLARTLETTGKQFYQRERAALKDDVAGGRIAPIRYDAGARDGWPPDIRAFWDGGDADRVGIAGPGGGRVEYLRRAGGGVEMYTRDLGGIRMEDLSVELGQTRRIVNDFDARDLHRGFTLALLALIGAVWLVSLVPVAVIAHRISRPIQQLTAALTDFAGGDWSRRLEAAGPPRDEVGMAVAAFNAMADQLADSRERLVYLTRIASWQSLARKTAHELKNSLTPIRLTVEEIQARHPADRAFVDHAVQIVISEIESLERRVRAFSEFAGEPPAAPEIIDINALVTERAALLRPVHPETSCLLQLDGRHPRVDAAPDLVKGILTNLLQNAAEAAGAGGSIVARTTTVDGRVAIEVHDSGPGLSADALATLFEPTITFKKDGMGLGLSIVKKNAVLCGGDVTRVPGELGGAAFRVTLPAADAAAE; encoded by the coding sequence ATGAACCGACTCCGCCACCAGCTGATCACGGCGTTTCTTGCGGCGACGCTGCTGCCGCTGGCGGCGACCGTCCTGATCACGACGACCCTGCTCGATCGCAGTCTCCGGTACGCGACGACCGGCGAGCTCGATCATCTGGCGCGCACACTGGAGACGACCGGCAAGCAGTTCTACCAGCGCGAGCGCGCGGCGCTCAAAGACGATGTCGCCGGCGGGCGGATCGCGCCGATCCGCTACGACGCCGGCGCGCGGGACGGGTGGCCGCCTGACATCCGCGCCTTCTGGGACGGCGGCGACGCCGATCGCGTCGGCATCGCCGGTCCGGGGGGCGGCCGCGTCGAGTACCTGCGACGGGCCGGCGGCGGGGTCGAGATGTACACTCGCGACCTTGGCGGCATCCGCATGGAAGACCTGTCGGTGGAACTCGGTCAGACCCGGCGCATCGTCAACGACTTCGACGCGCGCGATTTGCATCGCGGCTTCACGCTGGCGCTGCTCGCGCTCATCGGCGCGGTCTGGCTGGTGTCGCTCGTTCCGGTGGCCGTGATCGCACACCGCATCAGCCGTCCGATCCAGCAATTGACGGCGGCACTGACCGACTTCGCCGGCGGCGACTGGTCGCGGCGCCTCGAGGCGGCCGGCCCGCCGCGCGACGAAGTCGGGATGGCCGTCGCGGCGTTCAACGCGATGGCCGACCAGCTGGCCGACAGCCGGGAGCGGCTGGTGTACCTGACGAGAATCGCGAGCTGGCAGTCGCTCGCCCGCAAGACCGCTCACGAGCTGAAGAACTCGCTGACGCCGATCCGGCTGACCGTCGAGGAGATCCAGGCGCGCCATCCCGCCGATCGCGCGTTCGTGGATCACGCGGTGCAGATCGTCATCAGCGAGATCGAATCGCTCGAGCGCCGCGTGCGCGCGTTCTCGGAATTCGCCGGAGAGCCGCCGGCGGCGCCGGAGATCATCGACATCAACGCGCTCGTGACCGAGCGGGCCGCGCTGCTGCGGCCGGTGCATCCAGAGACGTCGTGCCTGCTGCAGCTCGACGGCCGCCACCCGCGCGTAGACGCCGCGCCGGATCTGGTCAAAGGCATCCTGACCAACCTGTTGCAGAATGCCGCCGAGGCGGCCGGCGCCGGCGGTTCGATCGTGGCGCGCACGACCACCGTCGACGGCCGGGTGGCCATCGAAGTACACGATTCCGGTCCCGGTCTCAGCGCCGACGCGCTGGCGACGCTGTTCGAGCCGACGATTACCTTCAAGAAGGACGGCATGGGCCTCGGCCTCTCGATCGTGAAGAAGAACGCGGTCCTGTGCGGCGGCGACGTGACGCGTGTCCCGGGCGAACTGGGCGGCGCGGCCTTCCGCGTCACGCTGCCGGCGGCCGACGCCGCCGCGGAGTAG
- a CDS encoding isocitrate lyase/phosphoenolpyruvate mutase family protein — protein MSADRYVVFANLHESGCFVIPNPWDIGTAKVLAQRGFPALATTSSGSAWSMGHRDHGVPLDETLAHLAMIAGSVDVPVNADFAGGFADAADAVGRNVARAVGTGVAGLSIEDSTGDAAAPLFDFDLAVDRIRAARAAIEASGRRVMLTGRSEGFIVGRPDLRETIRRLVAYAEAGASCLYAPGLASIDDVAAVVAAVAPRPVNVLARSTFSVQDLARVGVRRISVGGAFARAAWTAFLDAAREAAEHGTFTALARAVPGGEIDGLF, from the coding sequence ATGTCCGCCGATCGCTACGTCGTCTTTGCCAACCTGCACGAATCGGGCTGTTTCGTGATTCCCAATCCGTGGGATATCGGCACCGCCAAGGTCCTGGCACAGCGCGGCTTTCCGGCGCTCGCCACGACGAGCTCGGGGTCGGCGTGGTCGATGGGACACCGCGATCACGGCGTGCCGCTCGACGAGACGCTCGCGCACCTGGCGATGATCGCCGGCAGCGTCGACGTGCCGGTCAACGCCGATTTCGCGGGAGGATTTGCCGACGCCGCCGACGCGGTGGGGCGCAACGTCGCGCGCGCGGTGGGGACGGGCGTGGCGGGACTGTCGATCGAGGACTCGACCGGCGATGCGGCGGCGCCGCTCTTTGACTTCGATCTCGCGGTGGACCGTATCCGTGCCGCGCGCGCGGCGATCGAAGCGTCGGGCCGCCGCGTCATGCTCACCGGCCGTTCGGAAGGGTTCATCGTCGGCCGTCCGGATCTGCGGGAGACGATCCGTCGCCTGGTTGCGTACGCCGAGGCTGGTGCGTCGTGTCTCTACGCGCCGGGGCTCGCGTCGATCGACGACGTGGCGGCGGTGGTCGCCGCCGTGGCGCCACGGCCGGTGAACGTGCTCGCGCGCTCGACCTTCAGCGTCCAGGATCTGGCGCGGGTCGGCGTGCGCCGGATCAGCGTCGGCGGCGCGTTCGCGCGCGCCGCCTGGACGGCGTTTCTCGACGCCGCACGCGAGGCCGCCGAGCACGGCACGTTCACCGCCCTCGCGCGCGCCGTTCCCGGCGGCGAGATCGACGGGCTGTTTTGA
- a CDS encoding sigma-54 dependent transcriptional regulator produces MHRKREIVIVDDEPNIGRSLRLILEGEGYRVTVCESAAALRGLRGQPRPDLYLLDVRLPDGSGIDLLRAIRQDDERAVAVMISGHATIADAVEATRIGAFDFLEKPLARDRVLLVVKHAIELAGLQRENQRYRELVGEAPRMIGSAACFEQAVQQASRVARSDVAVLLSGESGTGKELLAAHLHRESPFAGGPFVKVNCAAIPTDLIESELFGHEKGAFTGATGLRRGRFELADGGTIFLDEVGDLHEASQAKLLRVLQDGEVQRLGGEQPIRVATRVISATNRHLQELVATGRFREDLYYRLNGFPIRVPALRERLQDIGELVVYFLADFCARNNVRPQTLDPDVLPLLEGYGWPGNIRELRNVVERMAIMAAGDRVTVDAVPLELRLPSPSRPAAGLQEVRDGAERDRIRRALEETDWNVAGAARLLGVERTALHKRIRTLGLKR; encoded by the coding sequence ATGCACCGCAAGCGCGAGATCGTGATCGTCGACGACGAGCCGAACATCGGCCGATCGCTGCGGTTGATTCTCGAAGGCGAGGGCTACCGGGTCACGGTCTGTGAATCGGCCGCGGCGCTGCGCGGGCTGCGTGGTCAGCCGCGTCCCGATCTCTATCTGCTGGACGTGCGGCTACCGGACGGCAGCGGCATCGATCTGCTCCGCGCCATCCGCCAGGATGACGAGCGCGCCGTTGCCGTGATGATTTCCGGCCACGCGACGATCGCCGACGCGGTCGAGGCGACCCGCATCGGCGCCTTCGACTTCCTCGAGAAGCCGCTCGCCCGCGATCGCGTCCTGCTCGTCGTCAAGCACGCGATCGAGCTGGCCGGCCTGCAGCGCGAGAACCAGCGGTATCGCGAGCTGGTCGGCGAGGCGCCGCGGATGATCGGGTCGGCGGCCTGCTTCGAACAGGCGGTGCAGCAGGCGTCGCGCGTTGCGCGGTCCGACGTCGCCGTGCTGCTCTCGGGGGAATCAGGGACCGGCAAGGAATTGCTGGCGGCGCACCTGCATCGCGAGAGCCCGTTTGCCGGCGGCCCGTTCGTGAAAGTGAATTGCGCCGCGATCCCCACCGATCTCATCGAAAGCGAACTCTTCGGACACGAGAAGGGGGCGTTCACCGGCGCGACGGGGCTGCGCCGCGGCCGCTTCGAGCTCGCCGATGGCGGCACGATCTTCCTCGACGAAGTGGGCGATCTGCACGAAGCGTCGCAGGCGAAGCTGCTGCGCGTGCTGCAGGACGGCGAGGTGCAGCGGCTCGGAGGGGAGCAGCCGATCCGCGTCGCCACGCGGGTGATTTCGGCAACGAACCGTCATCTCCAGGAGCTGGTCGCCACGGGCCGCTTTCGCGAGGACCTGTATTACCGGTTGAATGGCTTCCCGATCCGCGTCCCGGCGCTGCGCGAGCGCCTTCAGGACATTGGCGAGCTGGTGGTGTATTTCCTCGCGGACTTCTGCGCGCGCAACAATGTCCGGCCGCAGACGCTCGACCCCGACGTGCTGCCGCTGCTCGAGGGCTACGGCTGGCCGGGCAATATCCGTGAGTTGCGCAACGTCGTCGAGCGCATGGCGATCATGGCGGCCGGCGATCGGGTGACGGTCGACGCGGTACCGCTCGAACTGCGGCTGCCGTCTCCGTCGCGTCCGGCGGCGGGGCTGCAGGAGGTGCGCGACGGCGCCGAACGCGATCGCATCCGCCGCGCGCTCGAGGAAACCGACTGGAACGTCGCCGGTGCCGCGCGCCTCCTCGGCGTCGAGCGGACGGCTCTCCACAAGCGCATCCGCACCCTCGGCCTCAAGCGCTGA
- a CDS encoding BamA/TamA family outer membrane protein: MRMIALLLSLLAMGPQAAPDQRAAAVEGTLISAVDVSGFDIDRLSPGLRRDIRALVGTQLKQERLDELAARIEGERPRHVSATRAVLDAGGSARVIFIVGLRGETRADENVNARYLVERVDLQDFPEDAVSKALRDDLQTLVGKPLDSAEADRLQERLEHEVPRYTVTRRIERGTEPGRIQVVYEARRLEEPLWLRYQPLRTNAVFHSDQGWGSYLDLGIGSREIRFTPILAFDDADDLVEEYGGGGVRFETRRLGTRRLGASLEWSWFDSDWRDRTVAAIAADPSLPALYDTRATVTPLIRFAFTPELSVSAGVGITELEPIAPLKGSTAANAAIAGLDYRRQWGDKGRSQQVDAQMQLRAGTRTLDSDLVYDRYLFQAAYGYDHRRHHATLTGMAGHISGEAPLFERFTLGDTRTLRGWDKYAIDPAGGSRMYYASVEYGYSGLAVFLDVGSVWDRPADRRARVSTGLELSAGPVFATIGFPLNTDTVTAVFTMGIRVSETRLRW; encoded by the coding sequence ATGCGAATGATTGCTCTGCTCCTCTCTCTGCTCGCCATGGGACCGCAGGCGGCGCCGGACCAGCGCGCCGCGGCGGTCGAAGGCACCCTCATCAGCGCCGTCGACGTGAGCGGCTTCGACATCGACCGCTTGAGCCCGGGCCTGCGCCGTGACATCCGCGCGCTCGTCGGCACCCAGCTGAAACAGGAGCGGCTCGACGAGCTGGCGGCGCGGATCGAAGGCGAACGGCCGCGGCATGTCTCGGCGACGCGCGCCGTGCTCGACGCCGGCGGCAGCGCCCGCGTCATTTTCATCGTCGGCCTGCGCGGTGAGACGCGCGCCGACGAGAACGTCAACGCGCGTTATCTCGTCGAGCGAGTGGATCTGCAGGATTTTCCCGAAGACGCGGTCTCGAAGGCGCTGCGCGACGATCTGCAGACGCTCGTCGGCAAGCCGCTCGACTCCGCCGAAGCCGACCGCCTTCAGGAGCGGCTCGAGCACGAGGTGCCGCGCTACACCGTCACGCGGCGCATCGAGCGCGGCACCGAGCCGGGCCGGATCCAGGTCGTCTACGAAGCGAGGCGGCTGGAAGAACCGCTGTGGCTCCGCTATCAGCCGCTGCGGACGAATGCGGTGTTCCACTCGGACCAGGGGTGGGGCAGTTACCTCGATCTGGGGATCGGCAGCCGCGAGATCCGCTTTACGCCGATCCTTGCGTTCGACGATGCCGACGACCTCGTGGAAGAGTACGGCGGGGGCGGCGTCCGGTTCGAGACACGGCGACTCGGCACGCGCCGGCTCGGCGCCAGTCTCGAGTGGTCGTGGTTCGACTCGGACTGGCGCGATCGGACGGTCGCCGCGATCGCGGCCGATCCGTCGCTGCCCGCTCTCTACGACACGCGTGCGACGGTCACTCCGCTGATTCGCTTCGCGTTCACGCCGGAGCTGAGCGTCTCGGCCGGCGTGGGGATTACCGAGCTGGAGCCGATCGCGCCGCTGAAGGGATCGACGGCGGCCAACGCAGCGATTGCCGGACTCGACTATCGGCGGCAATGGGGGGACAAGGGCCGGTCGCAACAGGTCGACGCGCAGATGCAGCTTCGCGCCGGCACGCGGACGCTCGACAGCGATCTGGTCTACGACCGCTACCTGTTCCAGGCGGCGTACGGCTACGACCACCGGCGTCATCACGCCACGCTCACCGGCATGGCCGGCCACATCAGCGGCGAGGCGCCGCTGTTCGAACGGTTCACGCTCGGCGACACGCGCACCCTGCGTGGATGGGACAAGTACGCGATCGATCCGGCCGGCGGCAGCCGGATGTACTACGCGTCGGTCGAGTACGGCTACTCGGGACTCGCCGTGTTCCTCGACGTTGGATCCGTCTGGGACCGGCCTGCGGATCGTCGGGCCCGCGTCTCGACCGGGCTCGAGCTCTCCGCGGGACCCGTCTTCGCCACGATCGGCTTCCCGCTCAACACCGATACCGTCACCGCGGTCTTCACCATGGGCATCCGGGTGTCGGAAACCAGGCTGCGGTGGTGA
- a CDS encoding acetylxylan esterase — protein MSRAGTRIALGLALLTAPLSAQRAPIAQQLAFAPYHASGIYAVGETVGWTVTTGSTPPAYRYRWTIRRNNAVVLKEGILDLSSGRDTIDVVADRPEMVYVAIDAYAELAAAPTPSGEPPRFTGGNTGRDTGFYALGAAVAPTGIGVSVPPPSDFDGFWDGKLAEQARLPINAQLTPVPTDVAGVTLQAFQLDALGSSAHGYLARPAAEGRFPAVIQLQYAGVYALNAAAVARRAAEGWLILDVDSHDKLPSDPSGNIPRGYQAVGNTDRETSYFLRMYLRDSRVLDYLLTRPDWDGKTIVLMGGSMGGQQSLALAGLRPDRISAVVVCVPAGADSNGDRHGRRAGYPNWPFDNSDVMKTALYFDTVNFAPRIKAPVMAGVGFIDTISPPAGVWTMINRIGGPVEALPMIESEHDNLTPEKARACSLRTAEILDDLVHGGTFAPRGRE, from the coding sequence ATGAGCCGTGCCGGTACGCGAATCGCTCTTGGTCTGGCGCTGCTTACGGCGCCGCTCTCGGCCCAACGGGCGCCAATCGCGCAGCAGTTGGCGTTTGCTCCGTACCATGCCAGCGGGATTTACGCCGTCGGCGAGACCGTCGGCTGGACCGTGACCACAGGATCGACGCCGCCTGCCTATCGCTACCGCTGGACGATTCGCCGCAACAACGCGGTGGTGCTCAAAGAGGGCATCCTCGATCTTTCGAGCGGCAGGGACACGATCGACGTCGTCGCCGATCGACCCGAGATGGTCTATGTCGCGATCGACGCCTACGCGGAGCTGGCGGCGGCGCCCACGCCCTCGGGTGAGCCGCCGCGCTTCACCGGCGGTAACACCGGACGCGACACGGGGTTCTACGCTCTCGGCGCGGCCGTCGCACCGACCGGCATCGGCGTGTCGGTCCCGCCGCCATCCGACTTCGACGGGTTCTGGGACGGCAAGCTCGCCGAACAGGCCAGGCTTCCGATCAATGCGCAGCTGACGCCGGTGCCGACCGACGTCGCGGGCGTCACGCTGCAGGCGTTCCAGCTCGACGCGCTCGGCTCCAGCGCGCACGGCTACCTCGCCAGACCCGCAGCGGAGGGCAGGTTTCCCGCGGTGATCCAGCTCCAGTACGCGGGCGTCTATGCCTTGAACGCCGCCGCCGTCGCACGGCGTGCGGCCGAAGGGTGGCTGATTCTCGACGTCGATTCGCACGACAAGCTCCCGTCGGATCCGTCGGGCAACATCCCGCGTGGCTACCAGGCGGTCGGCAACACCGATCGGGAGACGTCCTATTTTCTGCGCATGTACCTGCGCGATTCGCGCGTGCTCGACTACCTGCTGACGCGCCCCGACTGGGATGGGAAGACCATCGTGCTCATGGGCGGCAGCATGGGCGGCCAGCAGAGTCTGGCGCTTGCCGGTCTCCGCCCGGATCGGATCAGCGCTGTCGTGGTCTGCGTGCCCGCCGGCGCCGACTCCAATGGCGATCGTCACGGCCGCAGGGCCGGCTACCCGAACTGGCCGTTCGACAATTCCGACGTGATGAAGACGGCGCTCTACTTCGATACCGTCAACTTCGCGCCGCGCATCAAGGCGCCGGTGATGGCCGGCGTCGGCTTCATCGACACGATCTCGCCGCCAGCCGGCGTGTGGACGATGATCAACCGGATTGGCGGACCGGTCGAGGCGCTACCGATGATCGAATCCGAGCACGACAACCTGACCCCCGAGAAGGCGCGCGCGTGCTCGCTCCGCACGGCGGAGATACTCGACGACCTTGTCCACGGCGGTACCTTCGCGCCGCGCGGCCGCGAGTGA